A stretch of DNA from Lycium ferocissimum isolate CSIRO_LF1 chromosome 4, AGI_CSIRO_Lferr_CH_V1, whole genome shotgun sequence:
AAGCTTGTCCACACACAAGAACATATTCACTCACTTTCACCTATGTACCTACCCCCCTTCACATTGAGAGTAAACATCATTAAAATTCttttaagaaaatcaagaagaaataaataagacCATGAAATAGATCTTGATGTGGAATTATTCATTCAAATCCTTATTATGGTTTAGACTTTAGTGGACCCTCACCAAATAAAAACTTTTGATCAAAAATAGCTTCCATGCAGGAGACAGCTTGACTCGTGGACCTCTCATATCCTTAGCAGTATATTCATCAATGGAAATAGCAATCAATTTTTTaccacatggaaattaatactAGTAGTCAGTTTCACTGCTCTTTCTTTTTACCTCGCTTTCTTTTTTACTGCCACTTTGCAGGAAAAAATTATCAAAGTACCAGACAAAAGATAATAATGCATATAACACTATAAATGGTAATACACCTGCATGAGCTTGCCTGCCATGTCTAACTCTTGTACCAAAAAGGTAACTGAGtttaatttatgtattataCTATCAAATTgcctaaaaaataattataagtagTTCTTCATAATAAGTGAAATTATTAGTTCTTCATAATAagtgaaattatttactttcaaAGTAAGATAGTCAACGTGCtataaaagttaaataattCAAATTCTGCTACTGGATATgaactaaataaaaaagaaactgccctttttttcttggaaacACGTTGAGGTAATTTCCGTTGGCCATAATATTCAGTTACTGTGAAGTAAGAGACAAAATATAGAATTCCGAAGTGCAAAGTGGGGAAATTGGGAAAACCAACTTCAAATCCTTCCCATTTTCAAGATTAATATGTTTCTACATGTGACAATACAATTAAAAGTCCCCTATACTAATATTCAAATTCCAATCTTTTGTGAAAGAGAAGGGACTTAGAATAGGGCAACGAAATACAAGGGTTAACATAATTCTAAATACTAGTAGAATTGGAACTAATATTGGGAATTGAAGTGGGACAAAGTACAAAGGGGTTAACATAATTCTAATACTTCAatcattcatattaatcattttacccTATTAGTAGATAGTAGTAAGTACTGATACTTAATGGTAGTAGCCAGTAGTAAGTACTGATACTTAGTGGTTGTAGCCACTAGCCATTAAAGCTTGAAAATCAGAATTTAAAGGAACCAGATAGAATCACCCattagagaagaaaaatcatagGCTTTTGGCAATTTGTTATGGTCTTTGTCTAAAACAATCCAGTGAGATTCTTGGTGGAGAAATTGCTATTGTCACTGATGAAGAATGAGCTCCTGAATCAGGCGGAGACCCTAAAACATAAAATGATAACACATATCAGGTTAATTACATATAAAGTCCTGTGATAAACATTAACTGATAACCTGATATAAATTGTAACTTATAACATGTTATTAATAGGTTAAATTACActaatagtttaaaaaatacttctcccgtctcaatttatgtgacacttttcgcttttcgagattCAAATTATGTGAACTTTAACCGAtaatttaaaatgtatttttgcaTCATATTGACATGAGAGGAATTGCATCGTATGGTACTTGTcgtatagtttttgaatatctaaattttaattttaaaacgttgagttgatctaatccaatttaactttgaaaattagtcaaattgactctagATAAGAGAaatgtgtcatataaattgagacagagctAGGGAATAGTAGATTATCGGcgcatataacttaaatccttaagaaaattccaaaacatCAAGTCTCTTGTTTCACTTCcttttgtatttctttttttttctgaagaagattaatattaattaacCCTGGAACCAAAAACTTACTAGCAAGACTGTCAGACGAGGAATTTCTGGTACTGTCAATTTGAGACTTGCTGGTATTTTCTATGTTTGCTTGTTGatttttcctcctcctcctgTTATGATCTGCCAAACGTTTCCTACAACTTCTCTTCCCGTTGTCAAATTCAGACAGCACATGGAacctgttatatatatatataaaaaaaaatccagaatATTAATAAGAATTAGTGCTACACTAAGTGAattctgaaaaagaaaaaaaaagtactaaaGGTCATTTCATGTGTGTTGATTAAAGCTGATGAGTACGTTTTATCGAGAGGAACCAAAATAGAAAAGGGTGTATTTCCTATAAGAAGCAAAAATAAGCAAGTGCGTAATACGTGGAAACGGGGTAGTAAACTGATGGGGGAACATAAAAATTTACGGACTGAAATGCCCTCGGGATCAACCCCATCCATGTACAGTACAACTCCTCAACTTCCAATCTCCAATCATTTGATCCTATAAACTCCCAAGTGCATTTTCGTCATATTATTTCTTCCCTCCCGTTTAAACAGTGGCAATCAAGAATTTGCCTGTACTTTGGGGTTGAACAATAAGTCTTATTTTATGTGAACGGTTCTTGAATAAAAGAGTCAAAATACCTAATTTTAAGTGTGAATCGAGCAAAAAATCATCAAATCTTTTGATTAATTAGAGTCATGTACTGTTTGACAAAATcgtataaaaaaaatgtatctgCGAGTTCACAGATATACAAGTATAGTTTAGAACATAGTCTATCGATTGAAAATATACAGTGTCTAAATTTTGAATTCAGCACTGTGTCAGAAAGAAAAGATTGATTTCTCGTATGGTCATTTAATGAATAATTACTATTGTCTTAAAGCCacctttattctaatttttttcagCAAAGAAAGTGAAGACTTTTTGAGATAACAGTAACTATTAGTTAAGTGACCTCATGAAAAATCAGGAAAAAAACGTGTGAAAATTAAAGTGTTTTAGAGAAACACAACCTGCTGCACTGTTGGCAGAACCTTTGAGTCAAACCAGCAGCGATAACAGTGGAAGCTTTGGAGTGAAACTCACAAACTTTGTGTCTTCTATGATAATGTTTAGCATGTGTAAGATCAGCATTACAGCCTTCAGCTTGACACCTAGGAGTGTTAACTGAACCAGCTTCAACTGCCCTAGTACGTCGATAAAGTCTATTCACAAAATCATCTTCAGATGAAGAAAAATAAGTCCTTCCACCTAAATTCAGCCCAATTCTACTACCACTCGCAAAATCGTGAACCCCAGTACCGATGTACTGGGGTTCACTTTTTGGTACAACCATGTAACCGGTATTCGGTTGCAGTACTGGGTGTGCGGGGTGAGTGTAACACGTTTCATAAGCGCCACGTGGGTCATACAGGGCAGTAGTGTTCAAATGAGGGTtgttttgtgtatgaaaaaattggtgattttgttgttgttgttgaagggTTGGAAAATGTTGAAAGTTTTCATGAGTGAAAGTTTGAGTGTTGGCATAAGGGTCAAAGAACTGTCTATTTTggtcattttcttgatttggtgGTTCTTCGCCGGAAAGCATAACGGAAGATTGATCTCCCCAGTCATAGTCCAACATTGCTAGTAATTTTTTGCTTGCTTTGGTATATCTGCTAcaataataagaagaaaaatataatgcACGGTTAATCAAGTTGTGTACAAATAGTTGAGTAGAAAAGAAATGAAGGGAAAGATGAAATTAAACCATCTGGTTGGGTATTTCTTCTTGTGGGTAGGGGTTGAGGGGGTAGGGGCTGTGGGGTGGGGGAGGAAATCTGCCAGCTTTAAAAGAAGAAGATTATATGGAGTTGAAAAGGCTGCAAGCCAAAGACTTTACTTTTTAGCATTCAGTGTGAGTTTTGAAATAGGCTTTATAGGACTATAGAATAACAATAATAGcaataaaatattaagttagAATTTTCTATATCTTTTCTTTGAGtctaaaaagaataaaagattaaGTTCCTGCTTGAGTTTCTAGTGACATGTCGGGCTATTAGggagtatttttttctttgagtgATGAAATGGAATTAGTTCCTTCTGAAACATTGagatttttcaaaagaaagaaaagagagtgaTAACTCACCTTATGAAAGTTAGGAACTCAGAGATAAAAGTTAAGCCATTCAATACGAACCCTATAATATTGTACTAACACTATAGGTTGGCCACCCACAACTCTCCAACTCActtggaaaagaaaaggaaaaaaggaatcACACTTTTATGTCACACTTTTATCTTCTTCCCTTCAATAAAATACTCTCTCTCCATGTATTTTcttgagagaaagaagagaggagtTGAGAATAACTACTGACTGATGAGGCGGCTTTGTTCAGTGACTTATTGTGTAAACATGTGCCACtattaattactattttaccctttctTGTGATAGGAAATTTCTATGAAACCTCTTGGCTTGAAAGTTTGTGGTGATTTGGAAGAACAAGATAACGCTGTGGATGTCTTATACATGGCAATATAGTGCAGTCACTATCATAGTAATAATTTTGTTGTTGAAAAACTTTAAGCAAACTTTAGCTCTTTAAGAAATAGTTTTTAAGTTTTGTATAAATCCAGCTTAGATTAATTGCTTTGGTTGTTAATCTACATTTTTGTTTGTTCTCGaaaaccaaaattatttcttaataTCAGAATGAAATAGGGCAAGTATtctaaaacatttttgagacaaCAACGATATATTTAAGTGTTTGGACCCTAAGGCCCAACATATCTAGGAGATGAGTACTGTCGAAAGACATGTTAAGATCCATGGATATGAAGTTTATAAGATTCACATAAAAAATGGTCACATTTGAACTAAGATATCTAAAATATACACATGAACATTAAAATAAGAGAAGGCCACTTGAGATGGTTTAATAATGACCTACGTAGGCATTCAAATACACTAGTTTGCAGCAGTGTGACACAGATGATTAAAGTTACTACTACTCTCTCCGTCCAAAGTTATGTGAGGCATTTGTCTGGGCACGGATTTTagagaaaaatgaagatttttaaaatttgtggtctaaacaCACTATAAAATTTGAGTGACtgtaaattatctcattaagggtaaaatagaaatGTTACACCTTGTGGTTTTGAGCATCGAGATTTGTAGTACATTGGTGTCTTAGTTTTGGACACCGGGATTTGCTTCAAGGACACATTAGGTTGGACATGTTTAACTTGTTTTTATAGGTGAATCGAAGCGGGAAGGTTCGTCAAAAGTTGTTTTTGGATAATATGGTGTATGGGTCGTATAAGTGGGATATGATCCATATTTtaagatatggaccgtattttaGAATACAAAAATTTAGCAGAAAAGTAAAAATTTCAGGTGGTTTTATACGActatattatacggaccatataatattatacggccagcaagttggccgtataatattatgaaaAGGATATCAAATTTTACAGAGAAGCAGAAATGATGGTGACATTATATGATcgaattatacggaccgtataatgttatacggccaGTAAGTTggccgtataagttatacgaaCTGTATAATTTAAGTCGGTGGAAATTTTCAGAATTTAAGTACGAcgacccctcttcattttagTCAGTTTAAACACATTCCCAAGTTCAAGAGAGCTCTAGAAACTTCTCCATACATATCCCAACACATTTCCAAGCCAAAAtaaaggatcaaagtgaagatcaaAGCACTTAGGGTTACAAAGTGAGATTCAAATTTGATCCTTCTTCTTGTAAAAGCTTTGAAGGGCAATTCTAagttgaagtgttcttgaattttgaggtaagatttcatcttagtttcatgcttaggagtttatttggtaattatgcTAAGATTTGGGgaggagaaattggaggaaaagttcatatatgaatttgatgatattttggagttgtaaattaacttgagctataattattagcatgttttgagtataattttgttatgaggggtaataatgatgatgaggaagtgttgtatacaagtatATAAGGGgttatgttgaagttgttgttatgaattgattatgagaaGAGCTTTTAGGATTGTATTGGATATAATTTGAATGAAATCTCTTGATCATggcattgttgatgttgttattattgtttgaGAGTTGATTTAGAATTTGGTGGAGgtagataaaataggggaaagtGTTGCCCAAGTTACACTAGCTCACTAATTGCTCTAATTTGAACTTATGAATGTTTTCATGACTTAAATctagtatgaactctcttgaatgtagatttgcgagtttGGTAGGAgaacattaagtagttaaggagacttAATGTAACGATCCATTTAGTCGTGATTGCATTTCTGACCCTTtctcgagcttggttagctcccttttgacccgaggggaccgttgacatgtttcccgaggtgtctagattcgATTCGGGCGACTTGTTGTGAAAATTGGGGTTAAAGTGAAGAAAGAGTTGGCtcaaattgacttttgggtaaacggaccttttttgaaaattcgtcgattctgagaggtccggatggtcgtttagagctcgtgtgtatatctggtttgattcccaatgcactcggatgcattttgggacttgggttgggaagtcgAAATTGAGagatcgggggttgactcggttaacgagacctccgttgtgAATTCCGAGCCCACGAGAGCGTTCGTAGTGTATTTTTATATGTGTCtctgtatgtggtttgtgagcaggtGGCCTCGAAAATTAGTCAAAAATTCGAGATGAAGGGTGAAACTTGAGAAagtttctagtgtctggtgcccgctttggcggcaccagcaccgcggcaGCGGTGCCAATCAGCGCCATAACGGTCACCTTTGTTGAAGCGTAGTGCCTACTAGGCATGACCGGCCGGGTCGAAGAGACCGGCGGGCGGTGCCGCTAAAGCCGTCTGAGTGACCGCGAAAGCGGTGTCGGGCAGTGACTGGGGTATTTAAATGATATAAAACCCCAAGTCTTTTCTTTCATTGTTATTCCGAAAGTGGTTCATATTGAGAGcatttctagaggattcttagaGGAGATTCTTGGTTGTAGGTCCTGCTAACCTTCTTGCTAATGCATTagtcctaatcatcttagaaacCCTTTTTATTATTAGTTCATTAGTAATGGGACATTAAAAGTGCGTTTTGATGGATTTTCTATCTGGGCTTATTAAGGATGAAATTGATTGgttttatgctagattatgttGTATCTAAGGTTGATAATcatttatcttccattattagagttgaattcttgaatcaaagagttagggtttatacccaaaattgggggttttgcttcaatttcgaaattaggggaatccatgagttaaattagcaattagttgttgggttatgatcacttaatgcttaatttgatattttactcccgaatttcccgttttgaccttgtgggccccgtttcctaaattctagggttggatttgacctaaattgattgatagcaatattagtatcgttcttcatgatttctaatctagattttgaatattccTAGACTTCTTTGGttttgaggctcagcggaagggcaaggcaaaagagtgatttgttagtgttgcggttcggccttccaggtaggttatgacttacccttggtgagacttcgtatagcaaagcatatatttagatattattgtcggagaaagcatgtaaaccttcatgtatgaagttgggttggatattatcttatgttgggccctgttgcgtgattggggctagccaccccgttgtgtgtGACTTGATTGATCTGTTGTGTCGACTTGATGCAACGTGTTGTTAATAGATATCAGGgaactgttgttacatcttgatTACGATATGATGGTACTTTACTTTTGACGTTAATGCCAGCATAGATTTCCGTATGATCTGTATCGTCATTGATATatttattggcgtacccatgattggtacttgtgacattgattatattgttggcgtacccatgttggtactcatgatattgagttgattcttgatgttgatacatgcatttcACTTATTCTCAttattcatgatatactgttgagacactgttggtacttgatgaaacactgtgatgagctgagctcagcttgcatgagagtgatgtgagtagtTCGATATCCGATAGTTGTCccgaaatcgtggattgtgtgatgtgacagtccgtgatccgaggtcatgtACCGGAGCGGAATGCGTGTGATAAGAGATCTTGTTGTTTTCATCTGCATACTTGAATCATACATTGAGCACTCATcttgcatatacatatatgcatatatatatatatctataaggcacatttgacagggcggtgatgatgtggcctatgttgttcGAAATACTTGGGAGGTTTTATACTAATTGTGCGACCATTCTATTCTGTGTGATACGGGATGGTCGGTCGGCGTGAAGGGTGGAAAGGTCATCTTTATGCTGTGTGATATGGAGCGATATAGTACATGGAGTTCGCGGGTTcctcatgggttgtgctaccgagacgtagATATTTTTGTCCggactatatgtgtacacaGTATAgcattgcatatacatctcatacatcattgcattgcattgcacttgaTATCTATTGTAATATTCTTGAGATGTACTTGTGATGTATGGATTGTTCGAAATATTGAGGCTTGGAACATttggggtttagatgctttaacTTAGgtaatgacgtgtacttggttctggCTTATGTTTCACTTATACTTGTTtatttatctgcctatcctaccttattgtctgaattatgttagctatacttggtcggccgatgatacttaccagtaccgttgtttgtactgacctacgcttgctgcattcttttatagaTGCAGAGTATTAGATAGGTTCCACTCTTTCCCCTCGTGGCTGATTGGCGAGGCTGCTGCAGAATTATTCTGGGGTGAGCACGTTGACGGCCGCTGCCCGGATGTTCTCTCCTTTGcttacttgtcttactcttatGTCGAGACAGTTGTATTGTGAGACTTTATCAtctttcagacttgtagtatgtAGTTAGTGCTCTTAGATGACCAGACCAAATCTATTGGGTTGTATTTAGTATTTCCGCACTTTATCTTATGtggatgatttgagacttattcTATATGTATTTCTTCCGCTTTTACTTGAATTGGTTATGTTGGGATTAGGGTTCGCCTATCGCGGTGGGAATGATAGGTGCCCGCACTGCCtagtaaaatgggtcgtgacacttaaaggtatgttaaggctaaccctttctttcttaaatcaTGACTCCTTTGTTGTGCACCTACACATGATATTCATAGTGTCCTATTTcctaaaaatgctagaagcttatgaTTCCTATGatttttatgatattgttggtaaaTGTTCTCCGTGATGATGATTcctaccaaagcttatagttcttgatgttcttatgatattattgagcttgttgcATGACTATGGATCTTATGCAttgttgttccttcaaggtgagatataacgatgatgatgactccataatgacacatcggaggttaccaaccttacgtcactccgatagatttataggtttcatttgggctcttatgcatgctttatatatatgtagatattttctcacaccgagctgCGCTATAGTCGGCGCGGTActgcacctattgtgcacaccactgcagtgggtacattatgatgttaccctggatgcgggatgccccggacgcgggatgatatgatttatggatcgggttgcacgttccgcaacactaacacttatattatatatgtatgtatgaattttttttaaaaaagggctaagcatgcatgatatccgccttaagaggcaatcagctatacaggttatctctcctATCTCATgtttcttccatattttcattatgttgttattcatgtcttacatacttagtacattattcgtactgatttCATTTTGtctgtggatgctgcgttcatgcccgcaagtaggtagggagacggatcagacccctaggctgcttcatctACGATTGCTCTGGAGCGCTCCATTCGTTCTGGAGCTACAGTTCAActagtactattcttttgtgtatatatgggtatggcagggtcctgtcccgtctatatgatgttatgcactccatgtagcagctcgtagacaaatatatatggttagatgtcctATAACCTCACCggttcatattttatatatcatttttggcagcctcTTCGGCTCGTACCTATGGGCATAgtgaatgatgtttatatagacgTGTATATGTTTATTGACCTCATGCCTCTTTCAGTTTATGATAATtgtgagttagccatgtggcccacttagatatgattatgagatggaTGTTAgaaggtgctcggtaggttagctccgggtgcccgtcgcggccctctggttgggacgtgacaaaagtggtataagagcagttcgtcctaggattTGTCTataagccgtgtctagtagagtcttgtttatgggtgtgaagcgcgccacactacAAACAGGAGGCTGTGGGgtatttaggaatgattgacccttctttctcatcatagatcatgcgatagagccctAATATAAGGATTCCCTTATTCctaaccgtgtgttatgatttcagtaatgcctgtgaagagaaatGTTACAGCCGCCCAGCAAGTTAGCAGCAGGTAGGAGGACTGAACAGGTACTACCTACAGATGCGGAGGAGGACGAGTCTCAGAAtaaggttccatctcggtcctctcacaCTTTGCCCGTTCCAGAGGAGCATAGAGGAGTTCCAGTTCTAGCACCCCCAGTTCTtccaccagatgcctcaggccaggagATGAGGGAGGTTATTCAGTTGCTGACCTAGTTAGTAGCCGCTTAGGCCCAGTGGTAGGGTACGGGTCACGGTGATAGAGCTGTCAGCGCTAGAGTCTGTGATTTCATCAACttagaccctccagaattctcTGGGTCAAAACCTGACGAGGATTCGCAGAGCTTCATAGaagagatgttgaggacattgcaggtaatgcatgcttcagatgttgagtcggtagagttggcctcttatagattgCGAGATGTGGCTGTTTATTGGTATAGTACCCAGGTATCTTCTGGAGGGGCGAATGCACCGCCACCCGTGTGGcaggagtttgtagatgcttttctccgaCACTATTTGCCGCCAGAGGTTCGATGGGCCAGAGCTAATAGGTTCCTGAACCTTAGATAGGGAAACATTAGCGCTCGAGGGTGTAGcctccattttaattcattggctaggtatgctccagctatggtagctgatatggaaGATCGTGTTCACTGGTTTGTGAATAGACTGGGATgccatttgattgatgattctTTGATGGCCTCACTTAAGAAGGGTATGGATgtttctcgtattcaggcccatgcctaGAATCTTTAGGAGCAACAGCAGCAGCGGAGGAgtgagcatgagcatgataggggttatagtaagagggccagatcctcAGGTGCTattagtgagttcagaggggGTTAGAGGTAGCAGTATTCTAGACACTCCGGCTATTCAGTAGCTAGAGCACCCCCGCGATTTGCAAacaagagatttgatcgaccTATTTATTCTTGACCAGGTCAGAGTTCCAGAGTCTCGGGTTCCTAATACAGGGCTGATTCCAGTCAGATGAGGTCACctttaccacgatgtactcagtgtggtaagaTGCATACTAGACAGTGCCGTTTAGGTACAGATGCTTGTTACGCCTGCGGTCAGCTAGGCCATATGATGCGTGACTATCCATCGAGAGATGGTAGAGGTATGGCTTAACCCACAGGGTCCGCAGCCCGTTCTTCGTCATCTGTACGCCCTCTAGGGAAGAGTTCACAGATAGCatcaggccgtggtagaggtagagggggagcGTCTGGTTCGAGTGGCCCTCAGAACAACATCTATGCActagctgggcgacaggatctcgagtcttcacttgatatggttacaggtatattatcagtatcttctcacaatatatatgcattgattgatccaggttctacattgttgtatgttactccttatattacAGGCCGgcttggggtgaaacccgagtcgattaaaccttttgaagtatgTACACCCGTTGGCGATCCAAAGAATAGCTAGACGGGTATATAGAACTTGTGTGGTTATAGTCTGTGATCCTCATACCATGGCAGATTTGATTGAACTAaatatggtggattttgatgttattatggatatagattggttggcttcctgttatgccaatgttgattgtagaacaaaaatggttcgattGCAATTTTCAGGAGAaccagttctagagtggaagggtaatacaacatcgccaaaaggtaggtttatttcctatctcaaggcaaggaaggtaattgctaaaggctatatttatcatctagtacGGGTTCAAGATACAGAAGCAAGGCCACCGACCCTTTAGTCTGTTCCAGTAGTTAATGATTTTCCGGATGTATTctcggatgagcttccaggcttTCTGCCAgaatgggagattgattttttcattgatgtgctaccggatactaagccaatatctatccctccttattgaatggctcctgcagaattgaaggagttaaaggagcagttaaaggatttgctcgagaaaggttttattaggcctagtccatcgccgtggggagcacctatgttttttgtaagaaagaaagatggatccttgcgaatgtgtatcgattacagGCAgatgaataaggtgacaataaagaacaagcatccacttccaaggattgatgatttattcgatcagttgcaaggtgccagatggttctcaaagatagatttaagatcagggtaccaccaggtgagagttagagagaaggatattccgaagacagccttcagaactagatatggtcattttgagtatTGGGTAATGTCTTTCGGGCTGACTAATGCACCGGTGGTATTCATTCTGTGTTTCATTTACGAACTCAAGGTTTCCAAAAGCCACTCACAGGAAACAAAGATacaaaacaagccactcacgGGAAAATCAATCAGTCGATACTTCGGGCTaggaaacctcggaggctaattgtcctctggactagcataACAATAAATACTTAAGACTAGaaagcaacggaggtcaatcatcctctggactgacacagcaatagatactccaggctaggaagcaacggaggtcaatcatcctctggactgacagAGCAATAGATACTCCtggctaggaagcaacggaggtcaatcatcctgATCACACAATACTCGTATTGATACGTTAGGATCTATAatggctaatcatcctctggactagcacagcttgcccatacaggcccaaacacaaacaaaatacaaatcatggcatatttaccgaatcatcaatcatggcttagagccgaatctcacttctcaagtcatcatctcaaaatagaggcatttcaagtcataaccgatttagaatcttattcagtttcaatttcaagaaacccattcaacAACGA
This window harbors:
- the LOC132053600 gene encoding squamosa promoter-binding-like protein 8, whose protein sequence is MLDYDWGDQSSVMLSGEEPPNQENDQNRQFFDPYANTQTFTHENFQHFPTLQQQQQNHQFFHTQNNPHLNTTALYDPRGAYETCYTHPAHPVLQPNTGYMVVPKSEPQYIGTGVHDFASGSRIGLNLGGRTYFSSSEDDFVNRLYRRTRAVEAGSVNTPRCQAEGCNADLTHAKHYHRRHKVCEFHSKASTVIAAGLTQRFCQQCSRFHVLSEFDNGKRSCRKRLADHNRRRRKNQQANIENTSKSQIDSTRNSSSDSLARSPPDSGAHSSSVTIAISPPRISLDCFRQRP